The sequence below is a genomic window from Alphaproteobacteria bacterium.
AGAATTGTTCGCGGACGCCGGGAATGTCGTCGAGCAGCAGCGAATCGTCGGCGAACATGAAGCGCAGGCGGGCGATTACCGCCTGAACGTCGTCGTCGGCCTCCGTCTTGAAAACGAAGATCAGGTCACCATTGGCCAGCGAGAACAACTGGCCGTCGCCGCGTTTCACCATGACTTCGAAACTGGAAGCGGCGGCGCGGATATGCTGCGTGCGCCGGTTCTGGGCTTCCAGCTTGGACAGATAGATGCGGACGGCGCGCCGACCCTTCTTGAAGTTCTCAAGCCGGAACAGATAATCGACCAGCAGGCTTTCCTGGCTGGCCTGGGCGCGCTTGGCGGAATCGAGAATGGGCAGCGCCATCGCCTATTTCCTCATCGTGCGAATGTCGGGCTGATGATCGACCATCAGCGGGTTCGGACATTCCGACCGGATGCGTCCCGAAACGACGCCCCGGCGCTGCGTGCACTGGGCCAGCGTGCAGCCGCCGCTTTTCTCGCATTTTTCCATCGTGACGGCGGCCATCATGGAATCGAGGAAACGTCCCTGGAACATGGTGATGTTTTGCCCCAAGCCCCAGAGAATGGATTTTTCATTGTCGCAACGCGCCAGCACGACGCGCCCCAGCCCCATCGCTTCCAGCCAATTTCGGCTGCTTTTCGCTGAAAGGTTCTCGATCAGGGCCGGCAGTTCCGGGGTCCAAACCATTTTGATCAGGTCGGCGCCGAACAGGGCGGGATCGATCACGCCCAGGCTCAAATGCGACAGGCTGTCGATCAGAATGCGGTGGTTTTTGGCATGCAGCATGTCGCGCGCCCTGAAATAGGCCGCGAAATCATTGAAAACATCGACAGGCATCACTTCGACGACGATGCCGATGCGCCCCTGGCACCAATCCAGGAAAGCGGCGAAGGCGGGTGTCGACAGGCTGGTCAGGTTGAGGTTGAGGCTGAGCGTCTTGGGCACGCAGGCCTGGGGCAGGCGCTTGACGGAATCCATGACGCGAAGATCGAGCATCTGGCATAGATGGTCGAACAGCCAGCGGCTGCCTGCAAAGCGAGTGTCGGTGGTCACGGCACGCTCAAGATCGTTCATGGAAACGAAGAATTCCTGAAACGCCAGGGTGCCGCGTCCCTTTTCGGTGAAGCCGATCACCGATTGGCGGCGCAGGAAAGGGCTGATGTCGATCGTCGAGACCGCCTTCAAGGCGGCGGAGAGCGTACGGGGCGTCAGGAAGTCGCCGCTGGGCGGCTTGACGCGCGTCTTGTTCTCTTCGGCCCAAACCACCATCTGGCGGCAAAGCTCGAAGAAATCTGGATAGCCATAGGTCAGCTCATACCATTGGTAGAATTTGCTTTCACCGCCATATTCGTAAAAGGTCAGGGGATCGTTCTTGAACAACGATTTCAGCTTGTCGATGACCTCTTCGATGTCGGCTTGGCGCATATCCTTGCCCAGGACGACGATGTCTTGATTTGAAAGCACGAAAATCTGCGAGCGAAAGCTGCTGACCAAGTTGTCGAACATGCGCAGCGCGATGCGCATCTTGGGTTCGCTGCGGTTGGCGGGCAGCAGGCGCGACAGATAGACCTGTACGGCCAACCAGTCAGCCGGGTCGCGTCCCAGCCGCTCCACGGTATCGTAGAGCAGTTTTTCCTGGGTGACGTATTCCCTGCCTGCTTTTGCGGCTTCCAGCGCCATCGCGATCTAAGGTCTCCCTAACCTATCAATCCTGTCCAACAAGCGATAAGATATGGTTAAATATGGTGACGTTCTCCATTCGTTAACACATAACACCCGCATCTTCCAGGAACCAGAGGCGATGCCTCACAGCAAGCGATACGCACCCAGCCCCGGGACCCGTCTTTACGCGGTCGGGGACATCCATGGGCGGCCCGATCTGTTGGAAAAGGTGCTGGCCCGCATCGCCAAGGACGCCAAAAAGAGCCGGGCGGCCAGGACCAAGGTCGTCACCTTGGGCGATTATGTCGATCGCGGGCCGGATTCCCGGGGGGTCGTGCAGCGCCTGATGAAGCCTCCACCCGAGGGAATTGACGAGTTGATCAGCCTGAAGGGCAATCACGAAGACATGCTGCTGCGCTTTCTGGACCACCCCCTGCATGGCGGTTTTGAATGGATTTTGCTCAATGGCGGCGCTCCGACCCTGGCAAGCTGGGGGGTTGACCTGCCCGCCATTTTGGATTCCAGGGAAATCAAAGGGTTGCACAAGGACTTTCTTGAGCGCCTGACGCCAGAAGAGCGCATGTTCATCGCCAATATGCCGCTCAAGCATGTGGATGGCACGATTTTGTGCGTTCATGCGGGCATCAGGCCGGGAATCGCCCTGTCGCATCAGGTTCCCGACGATCTGTTATGGATCAGGGACGCCTTCCTGGACAGCACGGCGGCGCATGGCAAGCTGGTGGTTCACGGGCATACGGTCACCTTCGAGCCGGAGCTTTGCCAGAACCGGGCGGGGATCGATACCGGGGCTTGGCGCACCGGCACCTTGACGGCCCTGGGGCTGGAAGGCGATAAACGCTGGATTCTTCACACCTGACATGGATGGATGCATGTATCCCGGCAAGCGAATTCTGGTTACCGGCGGCGCCGGATTCTTGGGGTCGCATCTGTGCGAGCGTTTGGCCAATGACGGGGCCGAAGTTCTGTGCGTCGACAACTACTTCACCGGTCGGCGCCAGAACGTGGCCCATCTGTTCGCTAACCCGCGTTTCGAGCTGATGCGCCACGACGTGACCTTTCCGCTCTATGTCGAGGTGGACGAGATTTACAATCTGGCCTGTCCGGCCTCGCCCATCCATTACCAGTACGATCCGGTGCAGACCACCAAGACCAGCGTGCATGGCGCCATCAACATGCTGGGGTTGGCCAAGCGCACCAGGGCCAAGATTTTCCAGGCCTCGACCAGCGAGGTTTACGGCGATCCCGACATCCACCCGCAGCCGGAAAGCTATCGCGGCAACGTCAATCCCATCGGTCCCCGCGCTTGCTACGACGAGGGCAAGCGCTGCGCCGAAACGCTGTTCTTCGATTACAAGCGCCAGCACAATTTGCGCATCCGGGTGGCGCGCATCTTCAACACCTATGGACCGCGCATGCATCCCAATGACGGGCGCGTGGTTTCGAATTTCATCGTCCAGGCGCTGTCCAACCAGCCGATCACCATCTATGGCAACGGCCAACAGACGCGCAGCTTTTGCTATGTCGACGATCTGATCGAAGGCTTCGTGCGCCTGATGGCCGCCCCCGACGAGGTGACGGGTCCGGTCAATCTGGGCAATCCCGGCGAATTCACCATGCTGGAATTGGCCGAGAAGGTCATCGCGCTGACCAAGTCGTCCTCGAAGCTGGAATTCAAGGACCTGCCGGTCGATGACCCCTTGCAGCGCTGCCCCGACATCACCTTGGCCAAAGGCAAGCTGGGCTGGGAACCCAAGGTGGCGCTGGAAGAAGGATTGGGCCGCACCATCGCCTATTTCAAGGGGATATTGTAGGGGGGCTTGTTAACCAAACGCCCCATGCACCGCCCTGGCCCAGCCGCGCAAATTTGGCTCGCCCATCCAGCGGGCGACGGGCACGGAAAAGCCGGTTTTTCCCCGGTGCAGAATTTCGGGCGGCAGCGCACGTTTGGGCGTGGCCGCCATATCGGCTTTGCTGGTCCTGAAGGGCAACAGATTCTCAAATAGCGCGGCGTCGACCAAGGGTGTGCGGATTTCCAGCCCATGCGCCATGCCTGCCCAGTCGGTGTCGCGCAGCAACTGGTTCTTCATGTAATTGCCGATTTCCAGGGCCGCCATGCGGTCACGGTCGCGGGTCAGTCCTGAAATTCTCCGCTCCAGTTGCGCCAGCGCCGCTAGGCTTTCCAGCCCCTGGCGTGCCATGTCTTCGCCCAACAAGCCGGGCAATTCCCAGGGCATGAACAGGCCGCGTTTCAGCAGATAGGCTCCGGCCAAGGTGCCGCCATATTCCAGCAACCCCGCCGCCTTTGGCGAGGTGACGGCGCCAATCCAGGGAGCCAGGGCCTTCCTGAAGCTGCGGCCAAAGCCGGGCCAGTTGGCGGCCCAGGACAGGCGGCTGGCGATGGCCGGAACCTGCGCAAACGTGTTATAGCCCGCGAACATTTCGTCGCCGCCCACGCCCGACAGCGCCACCTTCAATCCCAGATCATGCGCCGCCTTGGCGACCAGCCAGCTATTGACGCCGTCGATGCTGGGCTGGTCCATGTCTTCAAGAATTTGGCACCGCCAGTCATGGAATTCGTCCGGCGTAACATGGCGGATGCTGTGGCGCACGCCCAAATGGCGGGCCAGCACTTGCGCCAGCGGCGCTTCATCGGCGGGCGTGCCCGCCAACTCAGCGAATCCCAGCGTGATGGCGTCGATCTGCGAGGCCTCGCCCCTCTCGCAGGCGAGCGCGGCCACGGTCGCGGAATCGCGGCCAGCGGATAAGAACAATCCCACCGGCACGTCGGCCACCAGATGGCGCGCAACCGATTCCGACAGCGCTTCTTGCAGGCCGACGCCCGTGGATTTTCCATCCGCCATCAAGGTGGCGGGATCGAACCAGCGCGATTCTTGGGCGCGGCCGCCTGCCTCGATCCACAGACTTGAGCCAGCGGGCAGGGCGCGGACGTCGCGATACAGCGTATAGGGTTCGGGTACATGGCCCCACAGGAAGAAACCGGCATGGCCCGCCGGTTCGGGTGTTGTATCGATCCAGGGCAAGGTCAGCAGCGCCTTGACCGACGAGGCGAAGGCGATGCGCGTTTGGGCGCGGGCGATATAAAGGGGCTTGATGCCAAAAGCGTCGCGGGCCAGGAACAGGCCTTGCCTGGCTTCGTCCCACAGCGCAAAGGCGAACATGCCCTTTAAGCGCGTAAGCATGCCCATCCCTTCCTGGGCGTACAGATGCAGCAAAACTTCGGTATCGCTGTTCGATTTGAAGGCGCAGCCCTTGGCCTCCAGTTCCGCCCTCAAGTCGCGGTAGTTGTAGATTTCACCGTTGAAGCTGACGGCCAGCCTGCCATCCGCCGAATGCATCGGCTGGGCGCCGGTGGGATTCAAATCGATGATGGCTAGGCGGCGATGCGCCAGCCCGATCTTTCCCGTCGGATGAATCCATTGCCCGTGGCCGTCGGGGCCGCGCTTCTCCATGGCGTCGCGCAAACGGGTCAACTCGCCCGCATCCACCGGGGGAGCGTTTGAATCGATGCCGAAAATGCCAGCGATGCCACACATGGAGGGGCTTATATCATGCGAGGCGCGCTCTCGTCCCGATCCAAGCGCCGCCCACGATCAGAACCAGCGCCCCCAGAATCGACAGCGAAGGCTCGGCCAAGCCGAAGGCGATCAGCATGCCCACGGTGATGGGCGGCGTGAAATAGCCCAACGTGCCCAGGGTTTGGATATTGCCGTGCTTGCAGCCCCAGTCCCACAGAAAGAAGGCGATGCCGACCGGACCCAGCCCCAAGGCGATCACGGCCAGCCATTGAAGGCCTTGCGGCCAGATGGTGGCTTCAAAGGCCAGATGGCAGGCCAGGGCCAAGAGCGCGGTGGCGGCGCAAAAGGCCCCCACTGCGTCGGTGGGCACGGCTTTCAGACGGCGCGACAGCACCGAATAGGCGGCCCAGACAACGGCGCAGCCCAGCGCCGCCAGATGGCCGGGCAGGTGAGCGGGATCGAAGCCCGACAGGCTGCCTTTGGTCACGGCCAGCGCCGCCCCCAGGAAACCCAGTCCCGCCCCCAGAACATGGCGGGGACGCAGGCGCTCATTGGGCAGGAAAGCGGAAAAAAGAACGATCAGCAGCGGCCAGAGATAATTGACCAAGCTGGCCTCGACCGGCGGGGCCAGTTTCAGGGCCAGGAAATACAGGGCGTGATAGCCGAACAAGCCGCCGATGCCGACCAGCCAGGCCAGCCAGGGCTGGCGGAAATGGGCAAGCGGATTGTCGCCCCGGATAAGCCAGACCGCTACCGACGTCAGGCCAGCGATGCCGAAGGTCAGCGCCGTCAGTTGAAAGGGCGGCACCGGTCCGCTGGCCGCCGTCAAAACGGCCAGCGTGCCCCAAAGCAAAATGGCGATGGCGCCGGTAAGGGTGGGGGACAACAAACGCCTTGCGGCCCTAGTACATATGCTGGCCGCCGTTGATGGACAGGGTCGAACCGGTGATGAAATCGGCGTCGTCGGCGACCAGGAACACGACGCCCCTGGCGATGTCGTCGGCGCGTCCCAGGCGTCCGGTGGGAATCTTGGCGATGATCTTTTCCAGAACGTGGTGCGGCACCGAGCGCACCATGTCGGTATCGACATAGCCGGGCGCGATGGCGTTGACGGTGATGCCCTTGGCCGCCCCTTCCTGGGCCAGCGCCTTGGTGAAGCCGTGGATGCCCGACTTGGCGGCGGCGTAGTTGACTTGGCCGTACTGTCCGGCCTGGCCGTTGATCGAGCCGATATTGACGATGCGCCCGAAGCCGCGGTCGCGCATCGAATCGATGACCAAGCGGCACAGGTTGAAACAGCTGGTCAGGTTGGTGTGAATCACGTCTTCCCAGCTGTCATAATCCATCTTGTGCAGCGTGCCGTCCTTGGTGATGCCGGCATTGTTGACCAGAATCTCGATCGGGCCGATTTCATGCACGATCTTGTCGATGCCCGCCTTGCATTCGCCATAGTCGGCTACGTTGAAGCGGTAATGCGGAATGCCGGTTTCCTCGGTGAACTTTTGCGCGGCTTCGGAATTGCCGTGGAAATTGGCCACTACGCGATAGCCCTTTTCCTTCAGCATTTCGGCGATGGCGCGGCCGATGCCGCGCGTGCCCCCGGTAACCAATGCGATGCGTCCAGTCATGATGCGTCTCTCCTTTACTTACATTTTAATTATCGTTGAATGCGTTTTGGTATGTCAGCCACGTTCGATGCAAAGTGCTATGCCCATGCCGCCGCCGATGCACAAGGTGGCCAAGCCCTTCTTGGCGTCGCGCTTGGCCAGTTCGTGGATCAAAGTCACCAGCACGCGGCAGCCCGAAGCGCCGATGGGATGGCCGATGGCGATGGCGCCGCCATTGACATTGACCTTGGCCGTATCCCAGCCCATGCCCTGATTGACGGCGATGGCTTGCGCGGCAAAGGCTTCGTTGGCCTCGATAAGGTCGAGATCCTGGTGATTCCAGCCTGCCTTCTTCAGCGCCTTTTGCGAAGCGGGGATGGGGCCGGTGCCCATGACCTTGGGGTCGACGCCCGCCGTGGCCCAACTGGCGATGCGGGCCAAGGGCTTGATGCCGCGTTTGGCGGCTTCGGCGGCGGTCATCAGCACGCAGACGGCTGCGCCGTCATTGATGCCCGAAGCGTTGCCGGCCGTTACCGTGCCGTCCTTCGCAAAAGCGGGCTTCAGCTTCTGGAGGCCCTCAAGCGTAGCGCCCATGCGCACGAACTCGTCGGTGTCGAACAGCTTTTCTTCCTTCTTGACCATGATCTTCACCGGCACGATTTCATCCTTGAAACGTCCCGACTTGATGGCTGCCTCGGCCTTGTTCTGGCTGGCCAGCGCGAATTCGTCTTGCATCAGGCGGCTGATCTGGAATTCCTTGGCCACGTTCTCGGCGGTGATGCCCATGTGGTAGTTGTTGAAGACGTCGGTCAGGCCGTCGACGATCATGGTGTCGACGAAGTTCATCGGCCCCATCTTAATGCCGCCGCGCAAATAACCGGCATGCTGCGAATTGCTCATGCTTTCCTGGCCGCCCGCCACCACGATGGCGGAATCGCCCGCCAGCAGCGACTGCATGCCCAGCGCCACGGCCCGAAGGCCCGAGCCGCAGACTTGATTGATCGTCATGGCCGACGATTCTTGCGGCAGTCCGGCATTCAAGGCCGCTTGGCGCGCCGGGTTCATGCCGTTGCCCGCAGTCAGGATCTGGCCCATCAGCACCTCATCGACATCGGCCGCAGCGACGTTGGCCCTGGCCAGCGCTTCGCGGATCGCGATTTCCCCAAGGCCAGCCGCCTGATAACCGGACAAAGAACCCGAGAAAGCGCCGACGGGGGTCCGGCAGGCGCTGGCAATCACGATATCGGTCATGGAACTGTCTCCAAATGGAAATGGGCGGATGAGTCTTAGTTTGGCGGTTGAGCGGGCCGCGTCAACCGCAATTTGCTAGAAACCGCTTGCCCGGCAAGCCGGTGGATGCTTCATTCAACCTTCGACATATAGCACATCTTGACGAGGTCGGTATGAAAAGCCAGTGGTCGGACAAATCTGCCAAAGAAGCGATCAAGCGTTACGGCGCCCAGGGTTTGGGCGAGGATTTGGCGCTGCGCGTCTACACGACAAGGCTTTTAGGCCAGGAACCCAGGCTGGTCTTGCATGGCGGCGGCAACACATCGGTCAAGACCCGCATGGCTCCCAGGGGCGGCGAATCCGTCGATGTGCTGTGCGTCAAGGGATCGGGTTGGGACATGGGCGACATCGAACCGGCGGGCCTGCCCGCCGTCCGCCTGCAGCCGCTTCAGAAATTGTCGGCCCTGAAAGAACTGTCCGACGAGGACATGGTCAATTTCCAACGCATCAATCTATTGGACGCATCCTCGCCCAATCCGTCGGTGGAAACGCTGCTGCACGCCTTTCTGCCCCACAAGTTCATCGACCACAGCCACGCCAACGCCATTTTGTCGCTGACCGATCAGCCCAATGGCGAGGACCATGCGAAAGCCGTGTTCGGCCAACGTCTGGCGCTGGTGCCCTACATCATGCCGGGCTTCGCGCTGGCCAAAAAGGCGAGGCAGGCGTTTCTGGCCAATCCCAAGGTGCAAGGCTTGCTCTTGTTGAAACATGGGCTGTTCACCTTCGGCGACACGGCTAGGCAAGCCTATGAGCGTCATATCCGTTTCGTCTCGATGGCCGAGCGCTATCTGGCGAGCGCCCGCAAGAAGAAAGCGCGGGTTTTCATGCCAGCCCGCCAACCCAAGAAGATCGCCGCCTTGGCCGAAGTCGCCCCCATCTTGCGCGGCCGCATGGCGCTTGATCTGGGCAACGGCGCCTACAAGCGCCAAGTGATGGATTTCCGCGCCAGCCCCGAGATTCTGGCCTATGTGAACGGGCGCGACGTGGCGCGCATTTCGTCGGTCGGAACGGTGACGCCCGATCACGTCATTCGCATCAAGGGTTGGCCTTTGGTGGTTCCCGCCCCGGAAACGGGCAAGCTGAACGACTTCGCCGCAGGGGTCGATCAGGCGTTGGCGCGCTATGTCGCCAGCTACCGGGCCTATTTCGAGAAACACAACGCCAAGGCCCAGCCAAAGAAGAAAATGCTGGACCCGATGCCGCGCGTGATTCTTGTGCCGGGCTTAGGCCTGTTCGGCCTGGGAGCCAGCAGGAAAGACGCCAAGATTGCCGCCGATCTGGCCGAGACCACCGTGTCGGTGGTAACCGACGCCACCGCCCTGGGCCGATTCGAAAGCATCCCCAAGGCCAAGCTGTTCGACATGGAATATTGGTCGCTGGAACAGGCCAAGCTGGGCAAAGGGGCCGAGAAATCTCTGGCCCGCCAAGTGGTGGCGGTGACGGGCGGCGGCTCGGGCATCGGGGCGGCGGTGGCCAGGGCTTTCGCCCGCGAGGGAGCCGAAGTGGTGGTGCTGGATCTGAACTTGCAGGCCGCTCAGGACATCGCGCGTGAGGTCAAGGGATTGGCCCTGGCCTGCGACGTTACCAACCCCGATTCGGTCAAGCTGGCCTTCGACCGCATCGCCGAAATCCATGGCGGCCTGGATATTCTGGTTTCGAATGCGGGTGCCGCTTGGCAGGGGCGGATCGGAACGGTGGACGAAGCGGTGCTGCGTCGCAGTTTCGATTTGAATTTCTGGGGGCATCAGCGCGTTTCGCAAGCCGCCGTCGCCCTGTTTCGCGCCCAGGGCACGGGCGGGTGCTTGCTATTTAACACTTCGAAACAAGCTGTGAATCCCGGCAAGGATTTCGGCCCCTATGGTCTGCCCAAGGCCGCCACCCTGTTCTTGATGAAGCAATATGCGCTGGATCATGGTCGCGAGGGGATTCGCGCCAATGCCGTCAATGCCGACCGCATCCGCTCGGGCCTGCTGACCGACGCCATGATCGCGTCGCGCGCCAAGGCCAGGGGCG
It includes:
- a CDS encoding serine/threonine protein phosphatase; translation: MPHSKRYAPSPGTRLYAVGDIHGRPDLLEKVLARIAKDAKKSRAARTKVVTLGDYVDRGPDSRGVVQRLMKPPPEGIDELISLKGNHEDMLLRFLDHPLHGGFEWILLNGGAPTLASWGVDLPAILDSREIKGLHKDFLERLTPEERMFIANMPLKHVDGTILCVHAGIRPGIALSHQVPDDLLWIRDAFLDSTAAHGKLVVHGHTVTFEPELCQNRAGIDTGAWRTGTLTALGLEGDKRWILHT
- a CDS encoding SDR family oxidoreductase, producing MYPGKRILVTGGAGFLGSHLCERLANDGAEVLCVDNYFTGRRQNVAHLFANPRFELMRHDVTFPLYVEVDEIYNLACPASPIHYQYDPVQTTKTSVHGAINMLGLAKRTRAKIFQASTSEVYGDPDIHPQPESYRGNVNPIGPRACYDEGKRCAETLFFDYKRQHNLRIRVARIFNTYGPRMHPNDGRVVSNFIVQALSNQPITIYGNGQQTRSFCYVDDLIEGFVRLMAAPDEVTGPVNLGNPGEFTMLELAEKVIALTKSSSKLEFKDLPVDDPLQRCPDITLAKGKLGWEPKVALEEGLGRTIAYFKGIL
- the asnB gene encoding asparagine synthase (glutamine-hydrolyzing), whose protein sequence is MCGIAGIFGIDSNAPPVDAGELTRLRDAMEKRGPDGHGQWIHPTGKIGLAHRRLAIIDLNPTGAQPMHSADGRLAVSFNGEIYNYRDLRAELEAKGCAFKSNSDTEVLLHLYAQEGMGMLTRLKGMFAFALWDEARQGLFLARDAFGIKPLYIARAQTRIAFASSVKALLTLPWIDTTPEPAGHAGFFLWGHVPEPYTLYRDVRALPAGSSLWIEAGGRAQESRWFDPATLMADGKSTGVGLQEALSESVARHLVADVPVGLFLSAGRDSATVAALACERGEASQIDAITLGFAELAGTPADEAPLAQVLARHLGVRHSIRHVTPDEFHDWRCQILEDMDQPSIDGVNSWLVAKAAHDLGLKVALSGVGGDEMFAGYNTFAQVPAIASRLSWAANWPGFGRSFRKALAPWIGAVTSPKAAGLLEYGGTLAGAYLLKRGLFMPWELPGLLGEDMARQGLESLAALAQLERRISGLTRDRDRMAALEIGNYMKNQLLRDTDWAGMAHGLEIRTPLVDAALFENLLPFRTSKADMAATPKRALPPEILHRGKTGFSVPVARWMGEPNLRGWARAVHGAFG
- a CDS encoding DMT family transporter is translated as MLSPTLTGAIAILLWGTLAVLTAASGPVPPFQLTALTFGIAGLTSVAVWLIRGDNPLAHFRQPWLAWLVGIGGLFGYHALYFLALKLAPPVEASLVNYLWPLLIVLFSAFLPNERLRPRHVLGAGLGFLGAALAVTKGSLSGFDPAHLPGHLAALGCAVVWAAYSVLSRRLKAVPTDAVGAFCAATALLALACHLAFEATIWPQGLQWLAVIALGLGPVGIAFFLWDWGCKHGNIQTLGTLGYFTPPITVGMLIAFGLAEPSLSILGALVLIVGGAWIGTRARLA
- the phbB gene encoding acetoacetyl-CoA reductase translates to MTGRIALVTGGTRGIGRAIAEMLKEKGYRVVANFHGNSEAAQKFTEETGIPHYRFNVADYGECKAGIDKIVHEIGPIEILVNNAGITKDGTLHKMDYDSWEDVIHTNLTSCFNLCRLVIDSMRDRGFGRIVNIGSINGQAGQYGQVNYAAAKSGIHGFTKALAQEGAAKGITVNAIAPGYVDTDMVRSVPHHVLEKIIAKIPTGRLGRADDIARGVVFLVADDADFITGSTLSINGGQHMY
- a CDS encoding acetyl-CoA C-acetyltransferase, which codes for MTDIVIASACRTPVGAFSGSLSGYQAAGLGEIAIREALARANVAAADVDEVLMGQILTAGNGMNPARQAALNAGLPQESSAMTINQVCGSGLRAVALGMQSLLAGDSAIVVAGGQESMSNSQHAGYLRGGIKMGPMNFVDTMIVDGLTDVFNNYHMGITAENVAKEFQISRLMQDEFALASQNKAEAAIKSGRFKDEIVPVKIMVKKEEKLFDTDEFVRMGATLEGLQKLKPAFAKDGTVTAGNASGINDGAAVCVLMTAAEAAKRGIKPLARIASWATAGVDPKVMGTGPIPASQKALKKAGWNHQDLDLIEANEAFAAQAIAVNQGMGWDTAKVNVNGGAIAIGHPIGASGCRVLVTLIHELAKRDAKKGLATLCIGGGMGIALCIERG
- a CDS encoding bifunctional aldolase/short-chain dehydrogenase, with the protein product MKSQWSDKSAKEAIKRYGAQGLGEDLALRVYTTRLLGQEPRLVLHGGGNTSVKTRMAPRGGESVDVLCVKGSGWDMGDIEPAGLPAVRLQPLQKLSALKELSDEDMVNFQRINLLDASSPNPSVETLLHAFLPHKFIDHSHANAILSLTDQPNGEDHAKAVFGQRLALVPYIMPGFALAKKARQAFLANPKVQGLLLLKHGLFTFGDTARQAYERHIRFVSMAERYLASARKKKARVFMPARQPKKIAALAEVAPILRGRMALDLGNGAYKRQVMDFRASPEILAYVNGRDVARISSVGTVTPDHVIRIKGWPLVVPAPETGKLNDFAAGVDQALARYVASYRAYFEKHNAKAQPKKKMLDPMPRVILVPGLGLFGLGASRKDAKIAADLAETTVSVVTDATALGRFESIPKAKLFDMEYWSLEQAKLGKGAEKSLARQVVAVTGGGSGIGAAVARAFAREGAEVVVLDLNLQAAQDIAREVKGLALACDVTNPDSVKLAFDRIAEIHGGLDILVSNAGAAWQGRIGTVDEAVLRRSFDLNFWGHQRVSQAAVALFRAQGTGGCLLFNTSKQAVNPGKDFGPYGLPKAATLFLMKQYALDHGREGIRANAVNADRIRSGLLTDAMIASRAKARGVSVADYMAGNLLGREVDGQDVAQAFVDLAKAGKTTACVVTVDGGNIEASMR